The nucleotide sequence CATCGTCATCGCCGGATCATAAATCGCGGGCTTGTATTATTTCTTAGCGCAGCCGATTGAAGGCCAAGAGGCTCATCATCCCAAGTCCAAGGATCAGGAAATCTCCCAGGAAACGTTCCATCGATTTCGGGCACGTGGGACCGGTTGGCCCTTGCCGCACACAGTTAAAGCATCCAAAGGCGTTGTTGCATGGACCGAGATCTTCTATAACGGGCGGTGTCCCTTCCCCTTCACGACCGCCTTCGCCTTCTCTGCCTTCCCCTTCACGGCGATTATCGCCTTCGCCTTCTTCAGCAGAATCTTTTGACTGCTTCAGCACGGTAATCACCCGTTTGAGCGGGAAGGCTTCATTGCCCGCACGGTCAACAGCCGTATAGGTCAATTGGTATTCGCCGGCAACCGCTGTATTGACAACGCCTTGTACCAAGACATTGACCGTTCCGTCACATACGTCTTCGGCAATGGCGCCGGGCTCTATGAAACTCTGATTTAAGAACAGCGTCATGCGCGTCGGTCCGCGAAGCGTAATAATCGGGGCATCGGTATCTTCTACGGTTACGACCCGTTCCACGGTTTCGGTATTGCCGAGGCTGTTCGTAACAGTATAGGAAAGGGTGTATTTTCCGGGCGATCTCGTGTTCACGTATCCGGTAGTGCGAATGGAGGCGGTGAGATCACCGTCAACTTCGTCTTCTGCACGTGCGCCGGCATCCACATAAACCCCATGGCATTCAAGGACAACGCCTTCTGCGCCCAAAAGTTTGATAGTCGGGAAGCGGTTGATGAATTCAGCTTCAACACTGACAATCAAGATGACTGTTTGGGTATTGCCCGCTTGATCAGTTGCCTCGAAAACGAGGCTATATTGACCTTGTGCCGGACTGTCAAAATTCATTTTATGGGTGTCACGCAGTACGGGAGTCAATTCACCGTCGCAGGCGTCATGAGCGGTAATGTTGACTTGTGTGGTGTAATCGAAAGGCTCACCCACTTTCCATTGCAGCGAAGGATCAATGATCACATCGTCTTTTGGAATAATCGTCATTACAGGCGCTCTGGTATCTGCCACCGTGACCGTAAACACAAGCGGCTCTTCCACAGTTTTACCCAACGCATTCATGGCATTATAGACGACAGTGTACACGCCGGGGTTAGACAGGTCGCTCAGTTCCAAATGTCCGGAAATGTCGAGGAATTCGTCATCGAGCTCATCACATTTGCATTCGGGAACATTGGGCAACTTAGATTTATCTTTAACACTGACCAAGGACCGTAACAGTTCTTCAGGTGTCCCCGGTTTGTTAAGCAATTGATAAAGTTTGGAATTTTTAACGCCGCATTCAAGCGTCATGGTTTCGCTTAATCCGTCAACGAGTTCTATAACGGGCACCGTTTCGACTACCTCGATAATGCGATAGGCGGGGAGTGCTTGAGCAGAGTTTTCGCCGGAGCCGTCACTAACATTATGAATGAGGGTGTAAAGACGAAGCCAGCGGGCTGGATCAATGGGATACTCAGGGGTGCTCTGTTCGCGAACGGAAGGCAGCATTTCCAGAGCCCTGCGCAGTTCAGTTTGTTTTGATATTTGCGTCTGGTTTGTCAGTACACTTTCATCGGCACAATTGTCTCTGACACGCCAACCTACGCCGGGTCGGAAGATGAACCAGTTAGATTCAAATAAATGGGGCGATTCTTTCCACCAATTGGGATCCTCATCCAACTGATCTCTTAACATACACCACGGAATCGTCATTTTTGGGATTGCGCTGGGATTCCCCTCTGCATCCAAAATTGTAATTACGGGGCGGCCGCCATCAATAACATTAATGGTGCGATCTACGCGTCCCATTGTGCCGTAGGCGTCTTGTGCATCATAACGGATTCGATAACTGCCCGGACTCAAAGGTTTCGTAAAATCAACACCGCTGTAGGTTACGGTCATTTTGGAAGAAATATCTCCTTCACAGGCACTTATGGCAATAACATTCGCATAGGGATCAAAGATTTCATTGCAGCTGATTTGTTTTTCTGAGATATCAGAACCATCGGTGGTTCTGATACTGACAGTGTAAAGGGGCATAATTTGACGCGTGCGAACAGATGAAAAACCTGCCGGCCACGACGACCACGGGGCATTGCGTTTTGAGTCAGCACAGAGATAAAACATGCGATAGGGTCTAACATTTACCAATGGGGGCGGAAGATTGGAAGGATCATTCAAAAATCCCAGCCATTCAAAATACCATTTGCTTGTACGTTTATCCCAATAAATCAGTATGGATAAAATTTTGACCGGATCAATAGAACCTTCACACTCATCCATGGCCAACGCACCGGGATCTTCATAATTGGGTTTGTTGCAGCTCCATGCCTGCGGCGTGAAGTCTGAATTTGTTCCACCGGAATAATCTTCTATTCGCCAGTTAGGAGGCAGGTCAAAATACCGCTTCGGATGCCCCTTTGGATAAACGTTATTATAGTTAGCGTAGGCGACTACCCACCAATCCGGATCTTCTTTTTCATCGGGAAGCAGCGTGACGTTGGCCGCGCCGGCATTTAATAAAGAGACCGCCGGTTCGAATATGTCGCGGACAATAACGCGGCGTGTTGCCTTTAATTCATTACCACGTGAGTTGCGCACTTTATAAAGGATGTCAAAACTTCGCCCTACTTCGCCGGATCGTATATCGGCTGTTCCTTCGGATTGAATAGCATAGGT is from Candidatus Hydrogenedentota bacterium and encodes:
- a CDS encoding DUF5011 domain-containing protein encodes the protein DLSDQIVIAHEIKTNVPGEYRVTYNVKDSTGQAAPEKIRTVIVSGDFELYVNNFVSRTSEGIYISYLDCNREYDDPGAYAQDACDGDLTYAIQSEGTADIRSGEVGRSFDILYKVRNSRGNELKATRRVIVRDIFEPAVSLLNAGAANVTLLPDEKEDPDWWVVAYANYNNVYPKGHPKRYFDLPPNWRIEDYSGGTNSDFTPQAWSCNKPNYEDPGALAMDECEGSIDPVKILSILIYWDKRTSKWYFEWLGFLNDPSNLPPPLVNVRPYRMFYLCADSKRNAPWSSWPAGFSSVRTRQIMPLYTVSIRTTDGSDISEKQISCNEIFDPYANVIAISACEGDISSKMTVTYSGVDFTKPLSPGSYRIRYDAQDAYGTMGRVDRTINVIDGGRPVITILDAEGNPSAIPKMTIPWCMLRDQLDEDPNWWKESPHLFESNWFIFRPGVGWRVRDNCADESVLTNQTQISKQTELRRALEMLPSVREQSTPEYPIDPARWLRLYTLIHNVSDGSGENSAQALPAYRIIEVVETVPVIELVDGLSETMTLECGVKNSKLYQLLNKPGTPEELLRSLVSVKDKSKLPNVPECKCDELDDEFLDISGHLELSDLSNPGVYTVVYNAMNALGKTVEEPLVFTVTVADTRAPVMTIIPKDDVIIDPSLQWKVGEPFDYTTQVNITAHDACDGELTPVLRDTHKMNFDSPAQGQYSLVFEATDQAGNTQTVILIVSVEAEFINRFPTIKLLGAEGVVLECHGVYVDAGARAEDEVDGDLTASIRTTGYVNTRSPGKYTLSYTVTNSLGNTETVERVVTVEDTDAPIITLRGPTRMTLFLNQSFIEPGAIAEDVCDGTVNVLVQGVVNTAVAGEYQLTYTAVDRAGNEAFPLKRVITVLKQSKDSAEEGEGDNRREGEGREGEGGREGEGTPPVIEDLGPCNNAFGCFNCVRQGPTGPTCPKSMERFLGDFLILGLGMMSLLAFNRLR